In the genome of Francisella salimarina, one region contains:
- the nfsB gene encoding oxygen-insensitive NAD(P)H nitroreductase: MNIVEYAKTRYTTKAYDPTKKLNSEQVQQIKDLLRFTPSSVNSQPWHFILATSDKAKAKISKAAENIHPKNVTNIKDCALAIVFCLKTDIDDKYLQLLLDQERKDGRFPTSDFENMQRDVRKKFALAYKDKPQELQIWTEKQLYIALGNILLGLSALKIDATPMEGIEANIIDEEFNLREKGYKTSVVVTVGYASEEDFNAKLPKSRLPEDKIFTEI, encoded by the coding sequence ATGAATATCGTCGAATATGCCAAAACTCGCTACACTACAAAAGCTTATGATCCAACAAAAAAGTTAAACTCTGAACAAGTCCAACAAATAAAAGACTTGCTAAGATTCACACCGTCAAGTGTAAACTCACAGCCATGGCATTTTATCCTAGCAACATCTGATAAGGCAAAAGCCAAAATTTCAAAAGCTGCTGAAAATATACACCCAAAAAATGTAACAAATATTAAAGACTGTGCTTTGGCTATAGTATTTTGCCTAAAAACTGATATCGATGATAAATATCTACAGCTACTTCTTGATCAAGAGCGTAAAGATGGTAGATTCCCTACTTCAGATTTTGAAAATATGCAAAGAGATGTACGCAAAAAATTTGCTCTAGCATACAAAGACAAGCCACAAGAATTACAGATTTGGACAGAAAAGCAGCTTTATATTGCCCTTGGTAATATTCTATTAGGATTATCCGCCCTGAAAATAGATGCTACACCAATGGAAGGTATCGAAGCTAATATAATAGACGAAGAATTTAATCTAAGAGAAAAAGGTTATAAAACATCCGTGGTTGTAACTGTTGGTTATGCTTCAGAAGAAGATTTTAATGCTAAATTGCCAAAATCTAGACTACCTGAAGATAAAATA